One genomic segment of Pseudomonas sp. p1(2021b) includes these proteins:
- a CDS encoding type II secretion system protein: MKRNRGFTLIELLVVMAIIATLMTIAMPRYFNSLEASREATLRQSLAVLREALDHYYGDTGRYPESLEQLVEQRYLRNTPVDPLTERSDAWKLVPPPEGVSGGVADIKSGATGRARDGSLYAEW; this comes from the coding sequence ATGAAACGCAACCGCGGTTTCACCCTGATCGAGCTGCTGGTGGTCATGGCAATCATCGCCACCCTGATGACCATCGCCATGCCGCGCTACTTCAACAGCCTGGAGGCCTCCCGCGAGGCGACCCTGCGCCAGAGCCTGGCGGTGCTGCGCGAGGCCCTGGACCACTACTACGGCGACACCGGCCGCTACCCCGAGTCGCTGGAGCAATTGGTCGAACAACGCTACCTGCGCAACACCCCGGTCGATCCGCTCACCGAGCGCAGCGATGCCTGGAAGCTGGTGCCGCCACCGGAAGGGGTCAGCGGCGGCGTGGCCGATATCAAGAGCGGTGCCACAGGGAGGGCGCGTGATGGCAGCCTCTATGCTGAATGGTAA
- a CDS encoding type II secretion system GspH family protein has translation MAASMLNGKACAGFTYLGVLFLIAVSSMALAATGTLWATNAQRERERQLLWVGGQYAQALRSYYRASPGLAQYPQALEDLLEDNRFPSPQRHIRRLYPDPVTNGQEWGLLRSVDGRITGVYSSSDAAPLKRSGFEAQWSGFEGLEHYSDWQFVAEQPFAEAGGGARTHTGPGDTP, from the coding sequence ATGGCAGCCTCTATGCTGAATGGTAAGGCCTGCGCGGGCTTCACCTACCTGGGCGTGCTGTTCCTGATCGCGGTCAGCAGCATGGCCCTGGCCGCCACCGGGACCCTGTGGGCCACCAACGCCCAGCGCGAACGTGAGCGCCAACTGCTGTGGGTCGGTGGGCAGTATGCCCAGGCCCTGCGCAGCTACTACCGCGCTTCGCCAGGCCTGGCCCAGTACCCCCAGGCCCTGGAGGACCTGCTCGAGGACAACCGCTTCCCATCGCCACAGCGGCACATCCGCAGGCTCTACCCGGACCCGGTCACCAACGGCCAGGAATGGGGGCTGCTGCGCTCGGTGGATGGCCGCATCACCGGCGTCTACAGCAGCTCCGATGCCGCGCCGCTCAAGCGCAGCGGCTTCGAGGCCCAGTGGTCCGGCTTCGAAGGGCTGGAGCACTACAGCGACTGGCAGTTCGTCGCCGAGCAGCCCTTCGCCGAGGCCGGCGGTGGCGCCCGCACCCACACCGGCCCAGGGGACACGCCATGA
- the csgE gene encoding curli production assembly/transport protein CsgE: MNARATLCCLCLLLAAWMPTQARAGAEDEMMGFIVDNTISHIGHDFYNDFTDRLRATSRLDFNLVVRERPDARWGSLVTVEYEREVLYRRFLPPNTTQLKDEAVAAADLVKQQIIQRKLQRLLQDTTDLERDEL; encoded by the coding sequence ATGAACGCGCGCGCCACCCTGTGTTGCCTGTGCCTGCTGTTGGCCGCCTGGATGCCCACGCAGGCCCGGGCCGGCGCCGAGGACGAAATGATGGGTTTCATCGTCGACAACACCATTTCGCACATTGGCCACGACTTCTACAACGACTTCACCGACCGCCTGCGCGCCACGAGCCGCCTGGACTTCAACCTGGTGGTGCGCGAACGCCCCGACGCCCGTTGGGGCAGCCTGGTGACGGTGGAGTACGAACGCGAGGTGCTGTACCGGCGCTTCCTGCCGCCCAACACCACGCAACTCAAAGACGAGGCCGTCGCGGCGGCGGACCTGGTCAAGCAGCAGATCATCCAGCGCAAGCTGCAACGCCTGCTGCAGGACACCACTGATCTGGAGAGGGACGAGCTATGA
- a CDS encoding curli assembly protein CsgF: protein MNNRIPRCIAVCLLAGAFVGPIQATELVYTPVNPAFGGNPLNGTWLLNNAQAQNDHDDPDLKDRASAFAGTSALERFSNQLESRLLSQLLDNISNGTTGSMSTDSFLIDVIDDSGALSIKVTDRATGEVSIIEVSGLNP from the coding sequence ATGAACAACCGCATACCCCGTTGTATCGCCGTCTGCCTGCTGGCCGGCGCCTTCGTCGGCCCCATCCAGGCCACGGAGCTGGTGTATACCCCGGTCAACCCGGCGTTCGGCGGCAACCCGCTCAACGGCACCTGGTTGCTCAATAACGCCCAGGCGCAGAACGACCACGACGACCCGGACCTCAAGGACCGCGCCTCGGCCTTCGCCGGTACCTCGGCCCTGGAGCGCTTCAGCAACCAGCTCGAATCGCGGTTGCTTTCGCAGTTGCTGGACAACATCAGCAACGGCACCACCGGCAGCATGTCCACGGACTCGTTCCTGATCGACGTGATCGACGATTCCGGGGCCCTGAGCATCAAGGTCACCGACCGTGCGACAGGGGAAGTCTCGATCATCGAGGTCAGTGGCCTGAACCCCTGA
- a CDS encoding CsgG/HfaB family protein: MKRLLSTLLILATLQGCGLREPMPAEQDGAIPTLTPRASTYYDLINMPRPKGRLMAVVYGFRDQTGQYKPTPASSFSTSVTQGAASMLMDALNASGWFVVLEREGLQNLLTERKIIRASQKKPDVPLNIQGELPPLQAANLMLEGGIIAYDTNVRSGGEGARYLGIDISREYRVDQVTVNLRAVDVRSGQVLANVMTSKTIYSVGRSAGVFKFIEFKKLLEAEVGYTTNEPAQLCVLSAIEAAVGHLLAQGIERRLWQVAGDGSGDKAVLDKYLSQYQQQ, from the coding sequence ATGAAACGCCTGCTGAGCACACTGCTGATCCTCGCCACCTTGCAAGGCTGCGGCCTGCGCGAGCCCATGCCCGCCGAACAGGACGGGGCGATCCCGACCCTGACGCCGCGCGCCTCGACCTACTACGACCTGATCAACATGCCGCGGCCCAAGGGCAGGCTGATGGCGGTGGTCTACGGCTTCCGCGACCAGACCGGCCAGTACAAGCCGACCCCGGCCAGCTCGTTCTCCACCAGCGTCACCCAGGGGGCGGCCAGCATGCTGATGGATGCGCTCAATGCCAGTGGCTGGTTCGTGGTGCTCGAACGCGAGGGGCTGCAGAACCTGCTGACCGAACGCAAGATCATCCGCGCCTCGCAGAAGAAGCCGGACGTGCCGCTGAACATCCAGGGCGAACTGCCGCCCCTGCAGGCGGCCAACCTGATGCTCGAGGGCGGCATCATCGCCTATGACACCAACGTACGCAGCGGCGGCGAGGGTGCCCGCTACCTGGGTATCGACATCTCCCGTGAGTACCGGGTCGACCAGGTCACCGTCAACCTGCGGGCGGTGGACGTGCGCAGCGGCCAGGTGCTGGCCAACGTGATGACCAGCAAGACCATCTATTCGGTCGGGCGCAGTGCCGGGGTGTTCAAGTTCATCGAATTCAAGAAGCTGTTGGAGGCCGAGGTCGGCTACACCACCAACGAGCCGGCCCAGCTGTGCGTGCTTTCGGCCATCGAGGCGGCGGTAGGCCACCTGCTGGCCCAGGGCATCGAGCGCCGACTGTGGCAGGTGGCGGGCGATGGCAGCGGCGACAAGGCGGTGCTGGACAAGTACCTGAGCCAGTACCAGCAGCAGTAG
- the alkB gene encoding DNA oxidative demethylase AlkB, which yields MIQSDLDLFGPQPQRLASHTVLLPGFALAEVETLLDALRPVLRAAPFRHMRTPGGLHMAVALTNCGAQGWVSDEQGYRYSPTDPRTGKPWPAMPQVLLELAARAADAAGFEGFVPDACLINHYLPGTRLTLHQDRDERDFGQPIVSLSLGLPAVFLFGGLHRSDQTQRIPLSHGDVLVWGGEDRLRYHGVMPIKPGVHPRMGERRINLTLRKAR from the coding sequence ATGATCCAGTCCGACCTCGACCTGTTCGGCCCCCAGCCGCAGCGCCTGGCCAGCCATACCGTGCTGTTGCCCGGCTTCGCCCTGGCCGAGGTCGAGACGCTGCTCGATGCCCTGCGCCCGGTGCTGCGCGCCGCGCCCTTCAGGCACATGCGCACCCCTGGCGGCCTGCACATGGCCGTGGCCCTGACCAATTGCGGTGCCCAGGGCTGGGTCAGCGACGAACAAGGCTATCGCTACAGCCCTACCGACCCCAGGACTGGCAAGCCGTGGCCGGCGATGCCCCAGGTGCTGCTCGAGCTCGCGGCACGTGCCGCCGATGCAGCCGGTTTCGAGGGGTTCGTGCCCGATGCCTGCCTGATCAACCATTACCTGCCCGGCACCCGCCTGACCCTGCACCAGGACCGTGACGAGCGCGACTTCGGCCAGCCGATCGTGTCGCTGTCCCTAGGCTTGCCAGCGGTGTTCCTGTTTGGCGGGCTGCACCGTTCGGACCAGACCCAACGGATACCCTTGAGCCATGGCGATGTGCTGGTGTGGGGTGGCGAGGATCGCCTGCGGTATCACGGGGTGATGCCGATCAAGCCTGGCGTGCACCCGAGGATGGGAGAGCGGCGGATCAACCTTACATTGCGCAAGGCCAGGTAA
- a CDS encoding curlin, whose product MFKLAPLSAAIVLAVAGQAMATDSVSEQSQQGTENIAEVLQNLAPNATIIQDQTGLGHNHMAVQDTSTSQIEQTATGSYNAGYGDQIFENGSTLTQKSGGSGNDNFASQSLGSENQSLQIQQGSENRSQVFQDSQMGSKATTEQQGSGNDAVVEQLFGGTNNRSLIRQEGTGNTAAAEHLFHENGDIKIQQAGTGSWAYGDQRDGLGGTLEIQQVGTGHSVEVWQDTQIASQASVYQQGQLNEGYIDQSFGQGNSASLSQSGQRNASWSDQFETNQSVTSITQNGNDNLHFTYQNGDNHSLVISTTGNGNKIQASNWKGDREGGQFGVGQKAQITQNGVANTVNITQNGLQQLAKLGQKGTGNTMLTNQADNNNELYFEQNGTDNLLIADQRDNGNYAAGLSTGTGNTVTLDQSGQYNQSYTYQLYGSGNEATIKQVDSANVAYVTQGGTNNQAFVDQSSMNQSATITQYGTANLATVTQQ is encoded by the coding sequence ATGTTCAAGCTCGCTCCCTTAAGCGCCGCCATTGTCCTGGCGGTCGCCGGCCAGGCCATGGCCACCGACAGCGTCTCGGAACAGTCCCAGCAGGGCACCGAGAACATCGCCGAAGTGCTGCAGAACCTGGCACCGAACGCCACGATCATCCAGGACCAGACGGGTCTGGGCCACAACCACATGGCGGTGCAAGACACCAGCACCAGCCAGATCGAGCAAACCGCCACCGGCTCCTACAACGCCGGCTACGGCGACCAGATCTTCGAGAACGGCAGCACGCTGACCCAGAAGTCCGGCGGCAGCGGCAACGACAACTTCGCCAGCCAGTCCCTGGGTAGCGAAAACCAGTCGCTGCAGATCCAGCAAGGCAGCGAGAACCGCTCCCAGGTGTTCCAGGACTCGCAAATGGGCAGCAAGGCCACCACCGAGCAACAAGGCAGCGGTAACGATGCAGTGGTCGAACAGCTGTTCGGCGGAACCAACAACCGCAGCCTCATCAGGCAAGAGGGGACCGGCAACACCGCCGCCGCCGAACATCTGTTCCATGAAAATGGCGATATCAAGATCCAGCAGGCCGGCACCGGTAGCTGGGCCTACGGTGACCAGCGCGACGGCCTGGGGGGAACCCTGGAAATCCAGCAGGTCGGTACCGGCCACTCCGTAGAGGTGTGGCAGGACACCCAGATCGCCAGCCAGGCCAGCGTGTACCAGCAAGGCCAGCTCAACGAAGGCTACATCGACCAGAGCTTCGGCCAAGGTAACAGCGCGAGCCTGTCCCAGAGCGGCCAGCGCAACGCCAGCTGGTCGGACCAGTTCGAGACCAACCAGTCGGTCACCAGCATCACCCAGAACGGCAATGACAACCTGCACTTCACCTACCAGAACGGCGACAACCACAGCCTGGTCATCAGTACCACTGGCAATGGCAACAAGATCCAGGCCAGCAACTGGAAAGGCGACCGCGAAGGCGGCCAGTTCGGTGTCGGCCAGAAAGCCCAGATCACGCAGAACGGTGTCGCCAACACAGTGAACATCACCCAGAACGGCCTGCAGCAGTTGGCCAAGCTTGGCCAGAAAGGCACCGGCAACACCATGCTGACGAATCAGGCCGACAACAACAATGAGCTGTACTTCGAGCAGAACGGCACCGACAACCTGTTGATCGCCGACCAGCGCGACAACGGCAACTACGCCGCCGGCCTGAGCACAGGTACCGGCAATACCGTTACCCTCGACCAGTCCGGCCAGTACAACCAGAGCTACACCTACCAGCTGTACGGTAGCGGCAACGAAGCCACCATCAAGCAGGTCGACAGCGCCAACGTCGCCTATGTGACACAGGGAGGCACCAACAACCAGGCCTTCGTGGACCAGAGCAGCATGAACCAGAGCGCCACCATCACCCAGTACGGCACCGCCAACCTGGCCACCGTCACCCAGCAATAA
- a CDS encoding curlin, which translates to MKPLNPLLLCLALAGQALQPGWAEDLMDNADLAVGSDLGEPVIVRLLPAGAGQVAVIEQQGSGNRAALDQNGQALLGRIVQAGGAQEAYILQEGNDLMASIVQQGQGNNAAIRQSGSNNSASIEQIGNYNNASIEQRGTGLTSAVTQAGNGQYVQITQYR; encoded by the coding sequence ATGAAACCCCTGAACCCCTTGCTGCTCTGCCTGGCCCTGGCGGGCCAGGCCCTTCAGCCCGGCTGGGCCGAAGACCTGATGGACAACGCCGACCTTGCGGTCGGCAGCGACCTCGGCGAACCGGTGATCGTGCGCCTGCTGCCGGCCGGCGCTGGCCAGGTGGCGGTGATCGAGCAGCAGGGGTCGGGCAATCGTGCCGCCCTCGACCAGAACGGCCAGGCCCTGCTGGGCCGCATCGTCCAGGCCGGGGGTGCGCAGGAGGCGTACATCCTGCAGGAAGGCAACGACCTGATGGCCTCGATCGTCCAGCAGGGCCAAGGCAACAACGCTGCGATCCGCCAGAGCGGCAGCAACAACAGCGCGTCGATCGAACAGATCGGCAACTACAACAACGCCAGCATCGAGCAACGAGGCACGGGGCTGACCAGCGCCGTGACTCAGGCCGGCAACGGCCAATACGTTCAGATCACCCAATACCGATAG
- a CDS encoding Ig-like domain-containing protein produces the protein MNTWPRRALYAAGLSLTLSGAAWATLTEVDPGPYTLATGGYPMWYKDASGLSLELCQSRATSSRAPGAPGAPAYMCTLLPEPGVYDDTLPLVFPDNWPPEMFWFLAETDIPAVGNSGYELEVYVAGIEAAFAAENPVDGDQQSFARIRIRASVPTAGTYTITHPYGVETVVVNTPGRRAINITRDIGIGAPGDFSGALRGDVGPFLRNASGALYTEINPDTGALESFVGDPNISQEVIGSPFDTNFVRIEGPAGTIQTNSFTLSGKVLDPRAQTPATLERATYQRNGNGTRVEVFAKAPGDASVCMRFGLALVGSPATPCQFDLLADNNGLFFSHQLNQEAPPSVVVVTATSPAPDTRPTALSSKLTDVVKVNTARYEWANKRLVIEASSSDEVQVPDLVAQGYGRLSKGGIVQTLTVNDLPQPPASVTVKSAAGGSDVEPVVVVGNAPVAAENQPPLAQADVASTSVGVPITLSLLENDSDPDGNVPLVIADLTQPGTGLGSVVTNGSTAVTYTPPSGATTAFTATFSYRAQDAKGLKSEPATVTVNVAPNQAPTAVADSAATLGVPLTINVLANDTDPENNLPLAVASVGQPPAGQGTVSTDGSTVTYTPPATVTAPFTTTFTYVARDALGALSGNGTVTVQVSPRPAQETFTVTTATVTARSNNRFNWDFGGTSSVTTGNTVTVQVTTPNGLVTLGSVPVPLTGRWRLIVSNSTTIVPSANPTATITTSQGTTRTVPVVVQ, from the coding sequence ATGAATACTTGGCCACGCCGCGCGCTGTACGCAGCCGGGCTTTCCCTTACCCTCTCCGGCGCGGCCTGGGCCACGCTCACCGAGGTCGACCCAGGCCCCTACACCCTTGCCACCGGTGGCTACCCAATGTGGTACAAGGACGCCAGCGGCCTGTCCCTGGAGCTGTGCCAGTCGCGCGCCACCAGCTCGCGGGCACCCGGCGCGCCAGGTGCTCCGGCCTACATGTGCACCCTCCTGCCAGAACCTGGTGTCTACGACGACACTTTGCCGCTGGTGTTCCCGGACAACTGGCCACCGGAGATGTTCTGGTTCCTGGCCGAGACCGATATCCCTGCAGTCGGCAACAGCGGCTATGAGCTGGAAGTCTATGTCGCCGGTATCGAGGCCGCGTTCGCCGCCGAGAACCCGGTCGATGGCGACCAGCAGAGTTTCGCCCGTATCCGTATCCGCGCTTCGGTCCCTACCGCCGGTACCTACACCATCACCCACCCGTATGGCGTCGAAACAGTCGTGGTCAACACCCCTGGCCGTCGGGCGATCAACATCACCCGCGATATCGGCATCGGTGCGCCAGGCGACTTCAGCGGAGCCTTGCGAGGCGATGTCGGGCCGTTCCTGCGCAACGCCAGCGGTGCGCTGTATACCGAGATCAACCCGGACACCGGCGCGCTCGAATCCTTCGTCGGCGATCCGAACATCTCCCAGGAGGTCATCGGCAGCCCGTTCGACACCAACTTCGTGCGCATCGAAGGCCCGGCCGGCACCATCCAGACCAATTCTTTCACCCTCTCCGGCAAGGTCCTCGACCCGCGGGCGCAGACACCTGCCACCCTGGAGCGCGCCACCTACCAGCGCAACGGCAATGGCACCCGCGTCGAAGTTTTCGCCAAGGCCCCGGGCGATGCCAGCGTATGCATGCGCTTTGGCCTGGCGCTGGTCGGCTCGCCGGCCACGCCCTGCCAGTTCGACCTGTTGGCCGATAACAACGGCCTGTTCTTCAGCCACCAGCTGAACCAGGAAGCACCGCCCTCGGTGGTGGTGGTGACCGCGACCAGCCCGGCCCCGGACACCCGGCCAACAGCCTTGTCGAGCAAGCTCACCGACGTGGTCAAGGTCAACACCGCGCGCTACGAGTGGGCGAACAAACGCCTGGTGATCGAGGCCAGCTCCAGCGACGAAGTGCAAGTGCCCGACCTGGTTGCGCAGGGCTATGGCCGCCTGTCCAAGGGCGGCATCGTGCAGACCCTGACGGTCAATGACCTGCCCCAACCGCCCGCCAGCGTCACGGTGAAGTCCGCCGCCGGTGGCAGCGATGTCGAGCCGGTGGTGGTGGTCGGCAATGCCCCGGTCGCGGCCGAGAACCAGCCACCACTGGCCCAGGCCGATGTCGCCAGCACCAGTGTCGGCGTCCCCATCACCCTTAGCCTGCTGGAGAACGACAGCGACCCGGACGGCAACGTGCCGCTGGTCATCGCCGACCTTACCCAGCCCGGCACCGGCCTCGGCTCGGTCGTGACCAACGGCAGCACGGCGGTCACCTATACCCCGCCATCCGGCGCTACGACTGCCTTCACCGCCACGTTCAGCTACCGCGCCCAGGATGCCAAGGGCCTGAAGTCGGAACCGGCCACGGTGACTGTCAACGTCGCCCCCAACCAGGCGCCAACCGCTGTCGCGGACAGCGCAGCGACCCTGGGCGTGCCACTGACCATCAACGTGCTCGCCAACGACACCGACCCGGAGAACAACCTGCCGCTGGCCGTGGCCAGTGTCGGCCAGCCACCTGCAGGCCAAGGTACGGTCAGCACCGATGGCAGTACCGTCACCTATACGCCCCCGGCCACGGTCACCGCGCCTTTCACCACCACGTTCACCTACGTGGCGCGTGATGCCCTGGGCGCCTTGTCCGGTAACGGCACGGTCACCGTGCAGGTGTCGCCACGCCCGGCCCAGGAAACCTTCACGGTGACCACCGCGACAGTCACGGCGCGTTCCAACAACCGTTTCAACTGGGATTTCGGCGGCACGTCCTCGGTGACTACCGGCAATACCGTCACGGTGCAAGTGACCACGCCAAACGGCCTGGTGACCCTTGGCAGCGTGCCTGTACCGCTGACCGGACGCTGGCGCCTGATCGTGAGCAACAGCACCACCATCGTGCCATCGGCCAACCCGACGGCGACCATCACCACCAGCCAGGGCACCACGCGTACCGTGCCGGTGGTCGTGCAGTAG